GTGAAGACTAATATCTGCTACGGCTTAGACAATTCTGAGATCATGGATTCAAAACAATGACAGCTACCTACCAACCGAACCGAACAAAATCATAGGACCAAGGAAGTTGCAGATTTTGATTTGAACTCTGTCTTTAAAAGTCaccatttcttaatttcatgTACATTTTCAACatcaaacaacaacaacaacattaaagaacacaaaaaaaaaaacaaaaaccaaatttgTTCTGTTATGAAGCCAAACAAGTCTCCCAAAACAACCTGTTTTTCTCCACCTCATTCAACATTTTGAACTCCTCAGCTGAATCAATAGAACCACTTGACTCTGTCATGAATCCAATTGGCTTGCTTTCGACCTCCTCATCATTCTCGTCATCGTCATCGTTTTCATACATCTGGACCTCGTTACGCATAGCAGGAGTGTCATCCGTGCAAGATTCAGCGTCGTTAAACTCCACCGAGACGGTCGAGCTTCCGTGGCCGACCAAGGAGTCGGCCTCGGAGTCGCCCGTCGCCTCGAAGAGCAAATGAGATGAAAAATCCTCAATGTGATTGCCAAATTGGTGAGGAtggaagttgaagaagaaaggagtTGAGAGCATAATGATGATCAAAtgtgaaaaagaacaaaataagaaatgaagaagaaaagagaaagttcGCTTACTTTGCAATATTAAGAAATGCAGGGTGTGGTGTGGTGAGGCTTTTATAAGGCGAGGactaaaaagttaaaaaacatGGGCTGCCTTTGggattataaataattttgtgggTCATTTTCTAAAGTTGGTGTAAATATTGGggcttttttttaaaaaaatgtgaatggaaTTGACAACTACATGCAAATATGGGCTTCTAGAAggacaaaaaatgaaactttggCCTTCTAGAAGGAATTTATGTCTttgaagaattttattttgaattttattttgcatCTCTAGAAGGAATAGAGAGGTCCAACCCAATTCCTACACATACCCAacccttttcaattttattattattttttttaatttttattttattgggttCGGAGACGAGTGCTGCTAGCATATGTTgacctctttgggctttccctttcggggttcccatacccttataaagggtgttttgttctccttcccaatcaacgtgggacatcacaagcCACTCCCTTTGAGGCCAGTGTCcctactggcacaccgtcttgTGTCTACTCCCCTTCAAGAAACAGCAAGAAGGCTAACgtatcgtctggtgtctggctctagtatcatttgtaacggcgcATACTCAcggttagtagatattgtagtTTTTTGActttgtttgaatttatttcataaaaataatttgatattaaaaaaaaaaaagtaattataattGAATAGCATAATTAATTCTTAACTAAAGTTggaagattaaataaacatcttATTTATTACCATAAGTTAAGTTGATTTATTAAAGTGAAATCTTGCACGCAATCTGAGAAgggtaattttgtaatttgataatgaaattaaaagaaaagtctttatttattttttcagataaaagttgaattcattttcaattctttatttgaatttctaattccaaaaatataaccttttttttttccttttttctttttttctttcttttcaacgCTTTTGACCCtaaaatttaccttttttttccatgaaaaaaattagaaaaaagcacgagaaaaatataaatgaaaaaaatgctgactatttttttttaataaaaaaaattaataattgatgaATTTGAGCGTAATTGAGTTCGTCATACAtc
The sequence above is a segment of the Cucurbita pepo subsp. pepo cultivar mu-cu-16 unplaced genomic scaffold, ASM280686v2 Cp4.1_scaffold001003, whole genome shotgun sequence genome. Coding sequences within it:
- the LOC111786091 gene encoding uncharacterized protein LOC111786091 translates to MLSTPFFFNFHPHQFGNHIEDFSSHLLFEATGDSEADSLVGHGSSTVSVEFNDAESCTDDTPAMRNEVQMYENDDDDENDEEVESKPIGFMTESSGSIDSAEEFKMLNEVEKNRLFWETCLAS